In Gordonia phthalatica, one genomic interval encodes:
- a CDS encoding cold-shock protein yields the protein MPSGRVKWYDSEKGFGFLSQPDGEDVYVRANVLPEGVSELKVGQKVEFDMAAGRRGPQALRVSVLEPAPSVARNTRENARRDRDRDAKRPSPDELHGMVADLITLLESKVQPGLRNGRYPDRKTAQLISEVVRGVTRELDR from the coding sequence GTGCCGAGCGGCCGGGTGAAATGGTACGACTCCGAGAAGGGTTTCGGATTCCTGTCGCAGCCTGACGGAGAAGACGTCTACGTGCGCGCCAATGTGCTGCCCGAGGGCGTCTCCGAGTTGAAGGTCGGGCAGAAGGTGGAGTTCGACATGGCGGCCGGTCGACGCGGCCCGCAGGCGCTGCGCGTCTCCGTGCTGGAGCCCGCGCCGAGCGTCGCCCGCAACACTCGCGAAAATGCTCGCCGTGACCGCGACCGCGATGCGAAGCGGCCGTCGCCCGACGAGCTGCACGGCATGGTCGCCGACCTCATCACCCTGCTCGAGAGCAAGGTGCAGCCGGGCCTGCGCAACGGCCGCTACCCGGACCGCAAGACCGCACAGCTGATCTCCGAAGTGGTGCGCGGCGTGACCCGCGAGCTCGATCGCTGA
- a CDS encoding DUF2771 family protein, with translation MLQPGDKKALAIIGAVVVAALVIIAGATALLVRGHEKPLPTVALTAEDGLAQVEPSFWCSEKLTDCRNLQLNADGTPVIRTVDHPVRIGDETWVSVPEEISSSPWALLAEFATPRGLERVQWIHLPDEKSTQVLKSTPDRVLIGIEVSVVSAVQLPAPGQKEATDEGDFPFRGVFSVRTLPVGFDIPNKTPLDGTQGD, from the coding sequence GTGCTGCAACCGGGAGACAAGAAGGCCCTCGCGATCATCGGAGCGGTGGTGGTCGCCGCGCTCGTGATCATCGCCGGTGCGACGGCACTGCTGGTCCGCGGTCACGAGAAGCCGCTCCCGACGGTCGCGCTGACCGCCGAGGACGGCCTCGCGCAGGTGGAGCCGTCGTTCTGGTGCTCGGAGAAGTTGACCGACTGCCGCAACCTTCAGTTGAACGCCGACGGCACGCCCGTCATTCGCACCGTCGACCACCCCGTCCGCATCGGAGACGAGACCTGGGTGTCGGTGCCCGAGGAGATCTCGAGCAGCCCGTGGGCGTTGCTGGCCGAGTTCGCGACTCCGCGCGGACTGGAACGCGTCCAGTGGATCCACCTGCCCGACGAGAAGTCCACCCAGGTCTTGAAGAGCACGCCGGACCGAGTGCTGATCGGCATCGAGGTGTCGGTGGTCTCGGCGGTCCAGCTGCCCGCGCCGGGTCAGAAGGAGGCCACCGACGAGGGCGACTTCCCGTTCCGCGGCGTCTTCTCGGTCCGAACGCTGCCGGTCGGCTTCGACATCCCGAACAAGACTCCGCTCGACGGCACGCAGGGCGACTGA
- a CDS encoding MFS transporter, with amino-acid sequence MNPRPPGSGRPSDGGRQQPPRRPRRPAPHPGQANYPADPRPRVPTRPFDPRQRPASNGYLPPRTHNPHLPPLDPQHDPLEEPTTRIDAPSGDQRVPDAEYVPPEKVTVVRVMARRSKYFTERGVKMVHRAAIADGADRSGLTALTLPVIANNTVDAAMAVALANTLFFAAATADSKVSVGLYLALTIAPFALIAPLIGPLLDKLQNGRRIAMASTFALRAVLGLLIIVNFDFNADTQQIEYSPYVLYPCALGLMVLSKSFGVLKSAVAPRVLPPSIDLVRVNSRLTTFGLLAGTIVGGGIAGALELALGKGLHFPGAMVFLVLAAGVGAFYCMRIPSWVEVTEGEVPTTITYRGGPDTETVAPSGQSLPKRLAAKMRQPLGKAVVTGLWGNGTIRILTGFMTLYAAFYAKAQQTDDSSGWAQLLLLGAVGAAAGVGNALGNGVGTRIELKHPTRIIVLSTAATFVGALLAALFGQLLFMVIAAFIGSATSAIAKVCMDSSIQDDLPDESRASAFGISETVLQLCWVLGAALGVLLPTELWIGFTVVTVLLGIGLAQTVLTSRGATLVPGVGGRRPDHASPTMPIQMPTQPRPRG; translated from the coding sequence GTGAATCCTCGTCCACCCGGTAGCGGCCGTCCCAGCGACGGCGGTCGGCAGCAGCCTCCGCGCCGACCGCGGCGCCCTGCGCCGCACCCCGGTCAGGCGAACTACCCCGCCGACCCGCGCCCACGTGTCCCCACACGGCCGTTCGATCCCCGGCAGCGACCGGCGAGCAACGGCTATCTGCCGCCGCGCACCCACAATCCGCATCTGCCGCCGCTCGATCCGCAGCACGATCCGCTCGAGGAGCCGACCACCCGGATCGACGCGCCGAGCGGCGATCAGCGGGTTCCGGACGCGGAGTACGTGCCGCCGGAGAAGGTGACGGTGGTGCGCGTGATGGCGCGCCGGTCCAAGTACTTCACCGAGCGCGGCGTCAAGATGGTCCATCGCGCAGCCATCGCCGACGGCGCCGACCGGTCGGGGCTCACCGCCCTGACGCTGCCGGTGATCGCGAACAACACGGTCGACGCCGCCATGGCCGTCGCCCTCGCGAACACCCTGTTCTTCGCGGCCGCCACCGCCGACTCCAAGGTCAGCGTCGGGCTGTACCTCGCCTTGACGATCGCACCGTTCGCGCTGATCGCACCGCTCATCGGTCCGCTGCTCGACAAACTGCAGAACGGCCGGCGCATCGCGATGGCGAGCACCTTCGCCCTGCGCGCCGTGCTGGGCCTGCTGATCATCGTCAACTTCGACTTCAACGCCGACACCCAGCAGATCGAGTACTCGCCGTACGTGCTGTACCCGTGCGCGCTGGGTCTGATGGTGCTGTCGAAATCCTTCGGCGTCCTCAAATCGGCTGTCGCGCCGCGCGTGCTGCCGCCCTCGATCGACCTGGTCCGCGTCAACTCCCGCCTCACCACGTTCGGCCTGCTCGCCGGCACCATCGTCGGCGGCGGCATCGCCGGCGCCCTGGAATTGGCGCTCGGCAAGGGCCTGCACTTCCCCGGGGCCATGGTGTTCCTGGTGCTTGCAGCCGGTGTCGGCGCCTTCTACTGCATGCGGATCCCGTCGTGGGTGGAGGTCACCGAGGGCGAGGTCCCGACCACCATCACCTACCGTGGCGGACCCGACACCGAGACCGTCGCGCCGTCGGGGCAGAGTCTGCCCAAGCGGTTGGCCGCCAAGATGCGTCAGCCACTCGGCAAGGCCGTCGTGACCGGGCTGTGGGGCAACGGCACCATCCGCATCCTCACCGGCTTCATGACCCTGTACGCCGCGTTCTACGCGAAGGCGCAGCAGACCGACGACAGCTCCGGCTGGGCGCAGCTCCTGCTGCTGGGCGCGGTCGGTGCCGCCGCCGGTGTCGGCAACGCGCTCGGTAACGGCGTCGGCACCCGCATCGAGTTGAAGCATCCGACGCGGATCATCGTTTTGTCCACCGCCGCGACCTTCGTCGGTGCACTCCTGGCCGCTCTGTTCGGCCAGCTGCTGTTCATGGTGATCGCCGCGTTCATCGGCTCCGCGACCAGCGCCATCGCGAAGGTCTGCATGGATTCGAGCATCCAGGACGATCTCCCCGACGAATCCCGCGCCTCGGCCTTCGGGATCTCGGAGACCGTTCTACAGCTGTGCTGGGTGCTCGGTGCGGCACTCGGCGTCCTGCTGCCCACCGAACTGTGGATCGGCTTCACCGTCGTGACCGTGCTGCTCGGCATCGGTCTGGCGCAGACCGTCCTGACCAGTCGCGGTGCCACCCTGGTTCCGGGTGTCGGCGGTCGCCGCCCCGACCACGCCTCACCCACCATGCCCATCCAGATGCCCACTCAGCCGCGACCGCGCGGATAG
- a CDS encoding DUF3027 domain-containing protein, whose translation MVPDVHSGRPLLHTGRVSVAIDSGAPANSALVDAVDFARDALVADGEVPGEHLGARAEGDYAATHYFAAQVPGYRGWQWCVVVAGAPDSAGLTVSETVLLPGDDALLAPQWVPWVDRVAPGDLGPGDMLAAPEDDPRLVSGQIDTLDVDPVDRDQVGQVAAEIGLGRKRLLSFDGRADAAQRWYDGEYGPASPMARNARHSCGTCGFYLPIAGALHGAFGVCANELAADGRAVSADYGCGAHSDVRVAGGEGSPAYDAYDDGAVEVVTIVKPADASSSAADAPAEG comes from the coding sequence ATGGTCCCTGACGTGCATTCCGGGCGGCCGCTATTGCACACTGGAAGGGTGAGTGTTGCAATCGACAGCGGTGCCCCGGCGAACAGTGCGCTGGTGGATGCCGTCGACTTCGCGCGTGACGCGCTGGTCGCCGACGGCGAGGTTCCAGGTGAGCATCTGGGCGCCCGTGCTGAAGGCGACTATGCCGCCACCCACTACTTCGCCGCGCAGGTTCCCGGCTATCGGGGCTGGCAGTGGTGCGTCGTCGTGGCGGGTGCGCCGGACTCGGCCGGCTTGACCGTCAGCGAGACGGTGCTGCTCCCCGGAGACGACGCCCTCCTCGCGCCGCAATGGGTGCCGTGGGTGGACCGCGTTGCCCCCGGCGACCTGGGGCCCGGCGACATGCTCGCCGCCCCCGAGGACGATCCGCGACTGGTCTCGGGTCAGATCGACACCCTCGATGTGGACCCGGTCGACCGCGACCAGGTGGGCCAGGTGGCTGCCGAAATCGGCCTGGGACGCAAGCGACTCCTCTCCTTCGACGGCCGCGCCGACGCCGCGCAGCGCTGGTACGACGGCGAATACGGGCCCGCCTCGCCGATGGCGCGCAACGCCCGGCACTCGTGCGGCACCTGCGGCTTCTACCTGCCGATCGCCGGTGCCCTGCACGGCGCGTTCGGCGTGTGCGCCAACGAGTTGGCCGCTGACGGTCGTGCCGTCTCCGCCGACTACGGCTGCGGCGCCCACTCCGACGTCCGCGTGGCGGGCGGCGAAGGCAGCCCCGCGTACGACGCCTACGACGACGGCGCCGTCGAGGTCGTGACGATCGTGAAGCCCGCCGACGCGTCGTCGTCGGCAGCCGATGCCCCCGCAGAAGGCTGA